A region from the Gemmatimonas sp. genome encodes:
- the radC gene encoding DNA repair protein RadC, whose protein sequence is MTVTTSQSPAAALKIKEMPNVDRPRERLRSLGAQALSTTELIATVLGSGGKGASALACAQLVLEQAGGSLGRLGSMPLAALTRVRGVGRARATAVHAALELGRRMAGEAREAGVPLRGPRDVVAVFAPRLQDAPVEEFHVAILDAQHRLERDVLITRGLLNSSLVHPREVFREAIAERAAAVILVHNHPSGDPTPSAEDRAVTEQLVAAGRLLDIPVHDHIIVGRGRYVSFAEAGLL, encoded by the coding sequence GTGACAGTAACGACTAGCCAGTCTCCCGCTGCTGCCCTTAAGATCAAAGAGATGCCGAACGTCGATCGACCGCGCGAGCGGCTTCGAAGTCTCGGCGCGCAAGCGTTGAGCACCACCGAGCTGATCGCCACGGTGCTCGGCTCCGGCGGGAAAGGTGCCTCGGCACTCGCCTGTGCACAGCTCGTGCTTGAGCAGGCGGGGGGCTCTCTTGGACGGCTCGGGTCCATGCCGTTGGCGGCTCTGACACGGGTGCGCGGGGTAGGACGAGCACGGGCGACTGCAGTGCACGCGGCGCTCGAACTCGGGAGGCGGATGGCGGGAGAGGCACGCGAGGCGGGGGTGCCGCTCCGTGGTCCCCGTGACGTGGTGGCGGTGTTTGCGCCGCGGTTGCAGGATGCGCCAGTGGAGGAGTTCCATGTCGCGATCCTCGACGCGCAACACCGTCTTGAACGGGACGTGTTGATCACACGGGGATTGTTGAACTCGTCACTGGTGCATCCGCGAGAGGTGTTTCGGGAGGCGATCGCGGAACGGGCGGCGGCGGTTATTCTGGTGCACAACCACCCGAGTGGCGACCCGACACCGTCGGCGGAAGACAGGGCGGTGACGGAACAGTTGGTGGCGGCCGGGCGCTTGCTGGATATCCCGGTACACGACCACATCATTGTGGGACGTGGGCGCTACGTGAGCTTTGCGGAGGCAGGTCTGCTGTGA
- a CDS encoding pyridoxal-dependent decarboxylase, translating to MPHILTDQASSPPQRSESFDPDSSESWAALRELGHRMLDDMLDVQSSLTHRPAWQEIPAAKRLMFDEPAPMEGIGADAAYDRFRSHILPYGNGNWHPRFFGWVQGQGTPLAMLAEMLAAGMNPHLAGFNHAPPLVERQVVGWLADLMGIPGAGGLLVTGGTAANTHALGVARFASVRSRGRNVRNDGLQHWPDGPTAKPLVFYGSVETHGWARKAAEWLGLGDRAFRRVPVNAAYQMDLVALRDMIERDREDGLDPFCVMGTAGTVNTGATDDLPAIAQRCRDESLWFHVDGAFGALALLAPSGREQVAGLEQADSVAFDLHKWGAMPFECACVLVRDPAVNHDAFRAAASYLAETSRGVSAGGVYFADRGLDLTRGFKALKVWMQLQADGVAKLGRLIEQNIRQAQQFAGAVVAHRSLELLAPAPLNIVCFRYRADSLDDATLDAINEELLLRLQERGIAVPSSTRIGARFALRLAHVNHRTTDEDMALVLSAVTEIGDEVVAELVAARRPHPS from the coding sequence ATGCCCCATATCCTGACCGACCAGGCCTCCTCGCCTCCCCAGCGCTCGGAGTCGTTCGATCCCGACAGTTCGGAATCCTGGGCAGCGCTTCGCGAGCTTGGTCATCGCATGCTCGACGACATGCTCGACGTTCAGTCGTCGTTGACCCATCGACCGGCGTGGCAGGAAATCCCCGCCGCCAAGCGCCTGATGTTCGACGAGCCGGCCCCTATGGAAGGGATCGGCGCGGATGCCGCCTACGACCGCTTTCGCAGCCACATCCTGCCCTACGGCAATGGCAATTGGCACCCGCGCTTTTTTGGTTGGGTGCAGGGCCAGGGCACGCCGCTGGCCATGCTCGCGGAGATGCTCGCAGCGGGCATGAACCCGCATCTCGCCGGATTCAACCATGCACCGCCGCTGGTGGAACGACAGGTGGTTGGCTGGCTGGCCGATCTCATGGGTATTCCGGGTGCTGGCGGGCTCCTGGTGACCGGTGGAACGGCCGCCAACACCCATGCGCTAGGCGTCGCTCGGTTCGCCTCCGTTCGCTCGCGTGGCAGAAATGTGCGCAACGACGGTCTGCAGCACTGGCCGGATGGTCCGACGGCGAAGCCGCTGGTCTTCTACGGCTCCGTCGAGACACATGGCTGGGCGCGCAAGGCTGCCGAGTGGCTTGGGCTGGGCGATCGCGCATTCCGGCGCGTGCCGGTCAATGCCGCGTACCAGATGGATCTCGTGGCACTACGCGACATGATCGAACGCGATCGCGAGGACGGCCTCGATCCGTTCTGCGTCATGGGGACCGCGGGCACGGTGAACACGGGCGCGACCGACGATCTGCCGGCCATCGCGCAGCGGTGTCGCGATGAGTCCCTCTGGTTCCACGTTGACGGCGCCTTCGGCGCGTTGGCCCTTCTGGCGCCCTCCGGACGCGAGCAGGTAGCCGGGCTGGAGCAGGCCGACTCCGTCGCCTTCGACCTCCACAAGTGGGGCGCGATGCCGTTTGAATGCGCGTGTGTGCTCGTGCGGGACCCGGCCGTGAATCACGACGCCTTCCGTGCCGCCGCGTCCTATCTCGCAGAGACGAGCCGCGGCGTCAGCGCCGGGGGGGTGTACTTCGCGGATCGAGGACTCGACCTGACCCGTGGATTCAAGGCACTCAAAGTGTGGATGCAGCTGCAAGCCGATGGTGTGGCCAAGCTAGGTCGCCTCATCGAACAGAACATCCGACAGGCACAACAGTTCGCAGGCGCGGTGGTCGCCCATCGATCACTTGAGCTGCTTGCACCGGCCCCGCTCAACATCGTGTGCTTTCGTTATCGCGCGGATTCGCTCGACGATGCGACGCTGGACGCGATCAACGAGGAGTTGTTGCTGCGCCTGCAGGAGCGCGGCATTGCGGTCCCGTCGAGTACGCGCATTGGCGCGCGCTTCGCGCTTCGCTTGGCCCACGTGAATCACCGCACGACCGACGAGGACATGGCGCTCGTACTGTCTGCCGTTACG